A stretch of Bombus vancouverensis nearcticus chromosome 13, iyBomVanc1_principal, whole genome shotgun sequence DNA encodes these proteins:
- the uif gene encoding sushi, von Willebrand factor type A, EGF and pentraxin domain-containing protein uif isoform X2, protein MLIRELAAVWVAVLLCHLQLTESQVPTTNVFTCPNGWELKGIHCYKFFNIRHSWEKAAELCRRYGSELMVVESYSENNMSASMIGRHLDRYWLGLASLDDLRTNTLESAAGMLVSQYAGFWASKQPNPQSGECVDVALTDDRQTWELTTCESLLPFMCRANACPAGSFHCSNGKCVNAAFKCDKQDDCGDFSDEIDCPANCQFYMASSGDVVESPNYPHKYAPLSNCKWTLEGPQGHNILLQFQEFETEKSFDIVQILVGGRTEEKSVNLATLSGKQELTNKLFVSASNFMIIKFSTDSSVERKGFRASWKTEPQTCGGILRATPQGQVLTSPGYPQNYPGGLECLYILQAQPGRIMSLEIEDLDLEMNRDYILIRDGDSPMSRPIARLTGKSEDNPTVIMSTGSNLYLYLKTSLGDSRRGFSIRYTQGCKATIIARNGTVQSPSFGLNDYPNNQECLYRVKNPQGGPLSLKFISFNVHKTDFVQIYDGPNTNGLRLHPGSGFTSNTRPKITLTAESGEMLVRFTSDALHSSPGWQAEFSADCPQLQSGEGALASSRDTAFGTTVTFSCPLGQEFATGKAKITTECLPGGNWSVTYIPKCQEVYCGPVPQIDNGFSIGSSNVTYRGLATYQCYAGFAFPSGRPTEKISCMADGRWEKKPSCLASQCSPLPEAPHSNITILNGGGRSYGTIVRFECEPGYVRSGHPVILCMSNGTWSDEVPTCSRAKCPLLPTIKNGFVVDTTKDYFYGDEARVQCNRGYKLSGSNIIQCGPNQLFDNVPTCEDINECASSQCDLASTECINNPGAFTCKCKPGFAPTMECRPIGDLGLINGGIPDESITVSSSENGYTRTGVRLNNGDGWCGNNIEPGANWVMIDMKAPTIIRGFRTQIVSRVDGNIAYTSAVRIQYTDDLTDTFKDYTNPDGTPVEFRILEPTLSVLNLPVPIEARYIKFRIQDYVGAPCMKLEIMGCTRLECTDINECAINNGGCHQKCINNPGSYACMCNTGYELYKGNGTAGFYIEKHETGERDGDLVQKNKTCVPVMCPAISAPENGKLLSTKQKHHFGDLVRFQCNFGYVLSGSSAVICTSSGAWNGTTPECQYAKCVSLPDDKNEGLSVIRSDEASVLVPFKQNVTLKCGSNGRYLRNTATSGFRQCVYDPKPGLPDYWLSGYQPACPRADCGKPLPTPGAEYGQYLDTKYQSSFFFGCQDTFKLAGQTNRHDNVVRCQANGIWDFGNLRCEGPVCEDPGRPSDGFQVARSYEQGSEVQFGCSRPGYILINPRPIVCVREPECKVVKPLGLASGRIPDSAINATSERPNYEAKNVRLNSVTGWCGKQEAFTYVSVDLGQVYRVKAILVKGVVTNDIVGRPTEIRFFYKQAEIENYVVYFPNFNLTMRDPGNYGELAMITLPKYVQARFVILGIVSYMDNACLKFELMGCEEPVTEPLLGYDYGFSPCVDNEPPVFQNCPQQPIVVQKGTDGGLLPVNFTEPTAIDNSGSIARLEVKPHSFRTPLKVFQDTVVKYVAFDYDGNVAICEINITVPDVTPPKLSCPQSYVIELIDKQESYSVNFNETRRRINATDVSGPVKITFVPERAVIPIGGFENVTVYATDSSGNRASCHFQVSVQATPCVDWELKPPANGGLKCVPGDKGLQCIATCKNGFRFTDGAPVKTFTCDVAKHWSPSSVVPDCVSENTQQANYHVVAAVTYRANGAVSRSCLPQYQDLMSQYYMNLNNILTQRCSAVNVNMNVSFVRSVPFLLEENVLKMDFILVIVPAIRQPQLYDLCGSTLNLIFDLSVPSTSAVIEPLLNVSAIGNQCPPLRALKSSITRGFTCSIGEVLNMDTNDVPRCLHCPAGTFAGEKQKQCTSCPKGFYQNSDRQGSCLRCPFGTYTREEGSKSIDDCVPVCGYGTYSPTGLVPCLECPRNSYTGEPPVGGYKDCQTCPAGTFTYQPAAPGRDRCRAKCSPGMYSDTGLAPCAQCPKDFFQPQHGATTCVECPTNMYTDGAGAVGREECKPVQCTDSVCQHGGLCVPMGHGIQCLCPAGFSGRRCEIDIDECASQPCYNGATCIDLPQGYRCQCANGYSGVNCQEEKSDCSNDTCPERAMCKDEPGFNNYTCLCRSGYTGVDCDITINPCTASGNPCNNGATCVALQQGRYKCDCLPGWEGQSCEINTDDCAEKPCLLGANCTDLVADFSCDCPAGFTGKRCHEKIDLCSGNPCLNGICVDNLFSHECICHPGWTGAACETNINECSSKPCKNNGQCIDQVDGYTCTCEPGYTGKQCQHTIDDCASEPCQNGGTCVDQLEGFVCKCRPGFVGLQCEAELDECLSDPCSPVGTDRCVDLDNTFVCHCREGYTGSACEINIDDCASDPCLNGATCRDEVGGFKCMCPEGWTGVHCEVDVGMCQNHPCQNDAACVDLFIDYFCVCPSGTDGKQCETAPERCIGNPCMHNGRCQDFGSGLNCTCPDDYTGIGCQYEYDACQAGACKNGATCIDEGAGFTCICPSGYTGKTCEDDIIDCKENSCPPSATCIDLTGKFFCQCPFNLTGDDCRKSIQVDYDLYFSDPVRSSAAQVIPFFTGGRKSLTVAMWVQYTQKDEAGIFFTLYSVSSPHVPMNRRLMIQAHSNGVQVSLFHDLQDVYLPFREYATINDGQWHHVAVVWNGENGGELVLITEGLIASKTEGYGSGRSLPSYAWAVLGKPQSENTKGYTESGFQGHLTKVQIWSRALHITNEIQKQVRDCRTEPVLYQGLVLTWAGYDDTVGGVERVVPSHCGQRVCPPGYGGTKCQQLESDKIPPKMEYCPGDLWVIAKNGSAIVSWDEPKFVDNVGIVRIQEKNGHRSGQTLMWGTYDISYVAYDQAGNSASCNFKVYVLSDFCPELPDPIGGTQQCKDWGSGGQFKVCEIFCNPGLRFSQEVPKFYTCGAEGFWRPTNDPSLPLIYPACTSATPAQRVFRIKMNFPTSVLCNEAGQGVLKKKVRDAVNSLNRDWNFCSYSYEGTRECKDLHIDVQCDHRIRTTRETNEEDGGTYIISAVVPAEPDPILNANSNERATVQTLLERLILEEDQFDVHDILPNTVPDPASLMLESDYDCPVGQVVMAPDCVPCAVGTYYDEETKQCLSCPVGSYQSESGQLKCSSCPVIAGRPSVTVGPGARSAADCKEQCPAGKYYDDLAGLCRSCGHGFYQPNEGSFSCLLCGLGKTTRTAEAVSREECRDECGSGQQLAVEGKCEPCPRGSYRTQGVQAACQACPVGRTTPNMGSAAIEECSLPVCEPGTYLNGTLNECMECKKGTYQSEPQQTFCIPCPPNTSTKGTAATSKADCTNPCETSDAEMHCDANAYCLLIPETSDFKCECKPGYNGTGTECTDVCMGYCDNEGVCLKDSRGQPSCRCSGSFTGKRCTEKSEFFYITGGIAGGVILIIFVVLLVWMICVRASRKKEPKKMLTPATDQNGSQVNFYYGAPTPYAESIAPSHHSTYAHYYDDEEDGWEMPNFYNETYMKESLHNGKMNSLARSNASIYGTKDDLYDRLKRHAYPGKKDKSDSDSEGQ, encoded by the exons CAAGCAAGAACTCACCAACAAACTATTCGTATCCGCCTCGAACTTCATGATCATCAAATTTAGCACAGATTCGTCGGTGGAAAGGAAAGGTTTCCGAGCTTCGTGGAAAACCGAACCGCAAACTTGCGGCGGAATTCTTCGAGCAACTCCTCAAGGACAGGTCCTCACCTCTCCAGGATATCCTCAGAATTATCCTGGAGGATTGGAATGTCTGTATATTCTGCAAGCTCAACCTGGTCGTATAATGTCGCTCGAA ATCGAAGATCTGGATCTCGAGATGAATCGGGACTACATTCTAATTAGAGACGGTGACTCGCCAATGAGCAGACCGATAGCCAGACTAACAGGCAAATCGGAAGACAATCCTACGGTGATCATGTCAACTGGAAGTAACTTGTACCTCTACCTCAAGACTAGTCTTGGTGACTCAAGAAGAGGCTTCAGCATTCGATACACTCAAGGTTGTAAAGCTACGATAATTGCTAGGAATGGAACGGTTCAGTCGCCATCTTTCGGGTTGAATGATTATCCTAACAACCAGGAGTGCTTGTACAGGGTGAAGAATCCTCAGGGAGGACCGCTGTCCCTGAAGTTTATCAGCTTCAACGTTCATAAGACTGACTTTGTCCAG ATATACGATGGCCCAAATACTAATGGCCTCCGTTTGCATCCTGGAAGTGGGTTCACGTCGAACACGAGACCAAAGATCACTTTGACAGCTGAGAGCGGAGAAATGTTGGTTAGATTCACCTCTGATGCTCTTCATAGCAGTCCTGGCTGGCAAGCAGAGTTCTCAGCAG ATTGTCCTCAGCTTCAGTCCGGCGAAGGAGCATTAGCGTCAAGCAGGGACACAGCTTTCGGTACAACAGTAACGTTCTCGTGTCCCCTGGGCCAGGAATTTGCCACTGGTAAAGCGAAGATTACCACAGAGTGTCTTCCTGGAGGGAACTGGTCTGTTACCTACATTCCCAAGTGTCAAGAAGTTTACTGTGGACCGGTACCGCAAATTGACAATGGTTTCTCCATTGGATCCTCTAATGTTACCTATCGCGGTTTGGCTACTTATCAATGTTACGCTGGTTTCGCATTCCCATCTGGTAGACCTACCGAGAAAATTTCGTGCATGGCTGATGGAAGATGGGAGAAGAAGCCATCTTGTTTAG CCTCTCAGTGTTCTCCGCTTCCGGAAGCGCCGCACTCCAACATAACTATCCTAAATGGAGGTGGACGAAGTTACGGAACAATTGTACGATTCGAGTGTGAGCCAGGATACGTTAGAAGCGGACATCCTGTGATTCTCTGCATGAGCAATGGAACCTGGTCCGACGAAGTACCAACGTGTTCTC GTGCAAAGTGTCCGTTGCTACCCACGATCAAGAACGGTTTCGTAGTCGACACGACCAAGGACTACTTTTATGGAGACGAAGCTAGAGTTCAATGCAACAGAGGCTATAAACTGTCCGGGTCGAATATCATACAGTGTGGACCCAATCAGCTGTTCGATAATGTACCCACTTGCGAAG ATATAAACGAGTGTGCATCGAGCCAATGCGACCTAGCCTCCACAGAGTGCATCAACAATCCTGGTGCGTTTACTTGCAAATGCAAACCTGGATTCGCTCCAACTATGGAATGCAGACCTATAGGCGATCTTGGATTGATCAATGGTGGTATCCCGGATGAGTCTATCACCGTTTCAAGCTCTGAGAATGGTTACACCAGAACT GGCGTTCGACTGAACAATGGCGATGGTTGGTGCGGCAACAACATCGAACCAGGCGCAAACTGGGTGATGATCGACATGAAAGCTCCAACGATCATCCGCGGTTTCCGTACGCAAATAGTCTCCAGAGTAGATGGAAACATAGCCTACACATCAGCAGTGCGAATTCAATACACCGATGATCTAACAGATACCTTTAAAGACTACACGAATCCTGATGGAACACCGGTAGAGTTCAGGATATTAGAACCTACTTTATCTGTTCTAAACTTGCCAGTTCCCATCGAGGCACGTTATATCAAATTTAGAATTCAAGATTACGTTGGAGCACCCTGTATGAAACTCGAAATCATGGGATGCACTCGTTTAGAGTGTACAGATATCAACGAATGTGCCATTAACAATGGTGGTTGTCACCAGAAATGTATAAACAATCCTGGAAGCTATGCTTGTATGTGTAATACGGGATACGAATTGTACAAAGGCAATGGAACTGCTGGTTTTTACATAGAGAAGCACGAAACTGGTGAGAGAGATGGAGATTTGGTTCAGAAGAATAAGACTTGCGTACCAGTTATGTGTCCAGCTATATCGGCGCCTGAGAATGGAAAGTTATTGTCGACCAAG CAAAAACATCACTTTGGTGATCTTGTGAGATTCCAATGTAACTTCGGATATGTGTTGTCTGGTTCCTCGGCTGTTATTTGCACGTCCAGTGGAGCTTGGAATGGAACCACTCCCGAATGTCAAT ATGCCAAGTGTGTGTCGCTACCAGACGACAAGAACGAAGGCCTCTCGGTGATCCGCAGCGACGAAGCCAGCGTCCTGGTACCATTCAAACAAAACGTCACCCTAAAATGTGGCAGCAACGGTCGTTATTTGCGCAATACAGCTACCTCAGGCTTCCGTCAATGCGTGTACGATCCGAAACCAGGTCTACCAGATTATTGGCTATCAGGTTATCAACCAGCCTGTCCAAGAGCCGACTGTGGAAAGCCTCTTCCAACACCTGGCGCGGAATATGGTCAATATTTGGACACCAAATACcaatcttccttcttcttcggtTGTCAAGACACCTTCAAACTGGCTGGACAAACAAATCGTCATGACAATGTAGTCAGGTGTCAAGCAAATGGAATCTGGGACTTTGGGAACCTCCGATGCGAAGGTCCCGTTTGTGAAGACCCTGGACGACCTAGCGATGGCTTCCAAGTAGCCAGGAGCTACGAGCAAGGATCAGAAGTTCAATTCGGTTGCAGTAGACCAGGATATATTCTCATTAATCCTCGACCAATTGTCTGCGTTCGAGAGCCAGAATGCAAAGTCGTGAAGCCTCTTGGTCTAGCCTCTGGACGAATTCCAGACTCAGCCATCAATGCAACCTCGGAAAGGCCTAATTACGAGGCTAAGAACGTCCGTTTGAATTCAGTGACCGGTTGGTGTGGTAAACAAGAGGCCTTCACTTACGTCAGCGTTGATTTGGGTCAAGTTTATAGAGTAAAAGCAATTTTGGTGAAAGGTGTGGTGACGAATGACATCGTTGGCAGGCCAACGGAGATTAGGTTCTTCTACAAACAGGCTGAGATTGAGAATTATGTCGTCTACTTCCCTAATTTTAATCTGACTATGAGAGATCCTGGGAATTACGGAGAATTGGCGATGATCACTTTGCCTAAATATGTCCAAGCTCGGTTTGTCATTCTTGGAATTGTTAGTTATATGGATAACGCTTGTTTGAAGTTTGAATTAATGGGTTGCGAGGAACCAGTGACAGAACCATTGTTGGGATACGACTATGGGTTCTCTCCCTGCGTGGACAATGAACCACCAGTGTTCCAGAATTGTCCTCAACAACCGATTGTGGTACAAAAGGGAACGGATGGAGGATTATTGCCTGTGAATTTCACTGAACCCACGGCTATTGATAACAGTGGAAGTATTGCGCGATTGGAAGTAAAACCTCATAGTTTTAGAACACCACTGAAGGTGTTTCAGGATACTGTGGTGAAATATGTGGCCTTTGATTATGATGGAAATGTGGCTATTTGTGAGATCAACATCACTGTACCTG ACGTGACACCGCCAAAACTGAGCTGTCCCCAAAGCTACGTCATAGAGTTAATAGACAAGCAAGAAAGTTACTCCGTCAATTTCAACGAAACTCGCAGAAGAATCAATGCTACAGATGTTTCTGGACCAGTGAAGATTACATTTGTCCCGGAAAGAGCAGTGATACCAATTGGAGGCTTCGAGAATGTTACTGTTTACGCGACAGACTCTAGTGGAAATAGGGCATCCTGTCACTTCCAAGTGTCTGTTCAAGCAACGCCTTGCGTCGATTGGGAATTGAAACCACCGGCTAATGGAGGACTAAAGTGTGTTCCTGGTGATAAGGGACTTCAGTGTATCGCCACTTGCAAGAATGGCTTCCGTTTCACCGATGGTGCACCTGTGAAGACGTTCACGTGTGACGTCGCTAAACACTGGTCTCCTTCCTCCGTTGTTCCTGATTGTGTCTCAGAAA ATACACAACAGGCGAACTATCATGTGGTCGCAGCAGTAACTTACAGAGCCAATGGCGCTGTTTCGAGATCCTGCCTGCCGCAGTATCAGGATCTTATGTCTCAATATTATATGAATCTGAATAATATCCTGACGCAACGTTGCTCTGCTGTGAATGTCAATATGAACGTGTCATTTGTGAGATCAGTACCGTTTCTTCTTGAAGAAAATGTTTTGAAG ATGGACTTCATTCTCGTCATCGTACCAGCTATACGTCAGCCTCAATTGTACGATCTCTGTGGCTCCACGCTGAACTTGATCTTCGATCTATCAGTTCCTTCCACTAGTGCAGTTATAGAACCATTATTAAACGTTTCTGCCATTGGAAATCAGTGTCCTCCTCTTAGAGCTTTAAAGTCATCCATCACTCGTGGCTTCACGTGTAGCATTGGCGAAGTTTTGAACATGGAtaccaacgatgtcccacggtgtc TGCATTGTCCAGCCGGAACATTCGCTGGAGAAAAGCAAAAACAATGCACATCCTGTCCGAAAGGCTTCTACCAAAATAGCGACCGCCAAGGATCCTGCTTACGCTGTCCATTCGGTACATACACTCGAGAAGAGGGTTCCAAGAGCATAGACGACTGTGTCCCCGTTTGTGGATACGGTACCTATTCTCCAACAGGTCTGGTACCATGTCTGGAGTGTCCCAGAAACAGCTATACAGGAGAGCCGCCAGTTGGTGGCTATAAAGATTGCCAGACCTGCCCAGCAGGAACCTTCACCTACCAGCCAGCTGCTCCAGGTCGAGATCGATGCAGAGCCAAATGTTCTCCTGGCATGTACTCTGACACAGGACTGGCTCCCTGTGCTCAGTGCCCTAAGGACTTCTTCCAACCTCAACACGGAGCTACCACCTGCGTTGAATGTCCGACAAATATGTACACCGATGGTGCAGGAGCAGTTGGACGAGAAGAATGCAAGCCGGTGCAGTGCACCGACAGTGTGTGTCAACATGGAGGCTTATGTGTTCCCATGGGACACGGTATCCAATGTCTCTGTCCTGCCGGATTCTCTGGAAGGCGCTGCGAAATCGATATCGACGAATGTGCCTCTCAGCCTTGTTATAATGGAGCTACGTGCATAGACTTGCCACAGGGTTACAGGTGTCAGTGTGCTAATGGTTATTCTGGAGTTAATTGCCAGGAAGAGAAGTCAGATTGTTCGAACGACACCTGTCCTGAGAGAGCTATGTGCAAAGACGAACCTGGATTTAATAACTACACGTGCCTTTGTCGCTCTGGGTACACTGGTGTCGACTGTGATATCACT ATAAACCCATGCACAGCCAGTGGAAATCCTTGCAACAACGGCGCCACCTGCGTAGCGCTGCAACAAGGTCGCTACAAATGCGACTGTCTACCAGGTTGGGAGGGTCAGAGCTGTGAAATCAACACAGACGATTGTGCTGAAAAACCATGCCTACTAGGTGCCAACTGCACAGATTTAGTAGCCGACTTCAGCTGTGACTGTCCTGCAGGATTCACCGGCAAACGGTGTCACGAGAAAATAGATTTATGCTCAGGAAATCCTTGTCTAAATGGAATATGCGTAGATAATCTATTCAGCCACGAGTGCATCTGTCATCCAGGATGGACAGGTGCAGCTTGTGAAACGAATATCAACGAATGTTCTAGCAAACCTTGCAAGAACAATGGCCAATGTATCGATCAGGTTGATGGATACACTTGCACCTGTGAACCAGGTTATACAGGCAAACAGTGTCAACACACTATCGATGACTGTGCCTCTGAACCTTGTCAAAACGGAGGGACCTGCGTGGATCAGTTAGAAGGATTCGTTTGTAAATGTAGACCGGGTTTCGTTGGACTTCAATGCGAAGCTGAATTGGATGAATGTCTCAGTGACCCATGCAGTCCTGTTGGAACAGATCGTTGCGTTGATTTGGATAATACTTTTGTTTGTCACTGTCGCGAGGGTTATACCGGATCAGCGTGTGAGATCAATATCGATGACTGTGCATCCGATCCTTGTCTAAATGGCGCCACGTGCAGAGACGAGGTCGGCGGGTTTAAATGTATGTGTCCTGAAGGTTGGACTGGAGTTCATTGCGAGGTGGACGTTGGAATGTGCCAAAATCATCCTTGTCAGAATGATGCGGCTTGCGTTGATTTGTTCATTGATTACTTTTGTGT ATGCCCGTCAGGAACGGATGGAAAACAATGTGAAACAGCACCCGAGCGTTGTATTGGCAATCCTTGCATGCACAATGGACGTTGCCAAGACTTTGGATCTGGGCTCAACTGTACTTGTCCCGATGACTACACTGGAATCGGTTGTCAATACGAATATGACGCTTGTCAGGCTGGCGCGTGTAAGAACGGAGCTACGTGTATTGACGAAGGTGCTGGATTCACTTGTATTTGTCCATCAGGGTACACAG GCAAAACGTGCGAGGATGATATAATCGACTGCAAAGAGAATTCATGTCCACCATCAGCGACGTGCATCGATCTTACTGGCAAATTCTTCTGCCAATGTCCTTTCAACTTGACTGGTGACGATTGCAGAAAGT CTATCCAAGTGGATTACGATTTGTACTTCAGCGACCCAGTGCGCAGTAGCGCAGCCCAAGTGATTCCATTCTTTactggaggaagaaagagccTAACAGTGGCCATGTGGGTGCAATATACTCAAAAAGATGAAGCTGGAATATTCTTCACTCTCTACTCAGTCAG CTCTCCACACGTTCCTATGAATAGGAGACTTATGATCCAGGCACACAGCAATGGAGTCCAAGTGTCGTTATTCCACGATCTGCAAGACGTTTATCTGCCATTCAGAGAGTATGCAACGATTAACGATGGCCAGTGGCATCACGTTGCTGTAGTTTGGAATGGTGAAAACGGTGGAGAATTGGTCTTAATAACAGAGGGTCTAATTGCCAGCAAGACGGAAGGTTATGGAAGCGGAAGATCTCTTCCTTCTTA TGCCTGGGCAGTGCTAGGTAAGCCACAGAGCGAAAATACGAAAGGCTACACGGAATCAGGCTTCCAAGGACATCTGACCAAGGTACAAATCTGGAGTCGAGCCTTACATATCACGAACGAGATCCAGAAACAAGTTCGTGACTGTCGTACCGAACCTGTTCTCTACCAAGGTTTGGTCTTAACTTGGGCAGGCTACGATGACACAGTCGGAGGAGTAGAGAGAGTCGTACCTTCACACTGTGGACAAAGAGTATGTCCACCTGGATACGGCGGTACCAAGTGTCAACAATTGGAATCCGACAAAATTCCACCGAAAATGGAGTACTGTCCAGGCGACCTTTGGGTGATCGCCAAGAACGGATCAGCTATAGTTAGCTGGGATGAACCGAAATTCGTCGATAACGTTGGTATAGTGAGGATCCAGGAGAAGAATGGACATAGGTCAGGACAAACATTAATGTGGGGAACGTACGATATTAGTTACGTGGCTTATGACCAGGCTGGAAACTCTGCCAGCTGCAATTTCAAGGTCTATGTACTAT CCGATTTCTGCCCAGAATTACCAGATCCAATTGGAGGCACGCAACAATGCAAAGACTGGGGCTCTGGCGGCCAGTTCAAGGTCTGTGAGATATTCTGCAACCCCGGGTTGAGATTCTCTCAAGAAGTACCGAAATTCTACACCTGCGGAGCTGAAGGATTCTGGAGACCAACCAACGATCCGTCCCTTCCTCTCATCTATCCAGCTTGTACAA GTGCCACACCAGCGCAGCGTGTATTCAGAATCAAAATGAACTTCCCAACATCAGTGCTATGCAACGAAGCTGGTCAGGGAGTGCTCAAGAAGAAAGTTCGAGATGCTGTGAATTCTTTGAATAGAGATTGGAATTTCTGCTCATATTCGTACGAAG GAACTCGCGAATGCAAAGATTTGCACATCGATGTTCAATGCGATCATCGCATACGCACCACCAGAGAAACGAACGAAGAGGATGGTGGAACGTACATAATCTCAGCAGTAGTGCCAGCTGAACC cgACCCGATTTTGAACGCAAACTCGAACGAGAGAGCGACTGTTCAAACCCTATTGGAGAGATTAATCCTGGAGGAAGATCAGTTCGACGTTCACGATATTTTGCCCAATACCGTGCCAGATCCAGCTTCTTTGATGTTGGAGTCTGATTATGATTGTCCTGTTGGACAAGTCGTTATGGCACCTGATTGTG TGCCATGCGCCGTGGGAACGTATTACGACGAAGAAACGAAACAGTGTCTGTCCTGTCCAGTGGGAAGCTACCAGAGCGAATCAGGTCAACTGAAATGCAGTTCCTGTCCGGTGATAGCAGGACGTCCTAGCGTAACGGTGGGGCCAGGTGCTCGAAGCGCAGCCGATTGCAAGGAACAATGTCCCGCGGGAAAATACTACGACGACCTGGCTGGTCTTTGTCGAAGTTGTGGCCATGGTTTCTATCAACCTAACGAGGGTAGTTTCTCGTGTTTGTTGTGCGGCCTGGGAAAAACTACCAGAACAGCGGAAGCTGTGTCTCGAGAAGAATGCAGAGACGAGTGTGGCTCTGGACAGCAATTGGCTGTCGAAGGAAAATGCGAACCCTGCCCAAGAGGAAGTTACAGAACTCAGGGAGTTCAAGCTGCCTGTCAGGCGTGTCCCGTTGGCAGAACGACACCGAATATGGGTTCTGCGGCGATAGAAGAATGTTCTCTGCCCGTATGCGAACCTGGAACGTATTTGAACGGAACGCTGAACGAATGTATGGAGTGCAAGAAGGGAACGTATCAGTCGGAGCCGCAGCAGACCTTCTGCATACCTTGTCCTCCTAATACTAGTACCAAAGGAACAGCTGCG acCAGCAAAGCTGATTGTACTAACCCATGCGAGACAAGCGACGCGGAAATGCACTGCGACGCTAACGCGTATTGCTTGCTGATACCGGAAACGAGCGACTTTAAATGCGAGTGCAAGCCAGGATATAATGGAACCGGAACCGAGTGCACCGATGTCTGCATGGGCTACTGCGATAACGAAGGAGTATGTCTTAAAGATTCGCGAGGTCAACCATCCTGCAGATGCAGCGGAAGTTTCACCGGAAAACGATGTACGGAAAAGTCTGAGTTCTTCTATATCACAGGTGGCATCGCTGGTGGAGTTATCTTAATCATCTTCGTCGTTCTTCTTGTATGGATGATCTGTGTCAG AGCTTCCAGAAAGAAGGAACCTAAAAAGATGCTAACACCAGCGACAGACCAAAATGGTTCGCAAGTGAACTTCTATTACGGCGCGCCCACGCCGTACGCGGAATCTATCGCGCCGTCCCACCATAGTACCTACGCTCACTATTACGACGATGAGGAGGACGGCTGGGAAATGCCTAACTTTTACAACGAGACCTACATGAAAG AGAGTCTGCACAATGGCAAAATGAACAGTCTTGCACGCTCCAACGCCAGTATTTACGGCACGAAAGACGACCTTTACGATAGACTGAAACGTCATGCGTATCCTGGCAAGAAAG